A genomic window from Mesosutterella faecium includes:
- the htpX gene encoding protease HtpX: protein MLKRIGLFILTNLAIVVMLNLVLTVIGVLFGINWGDMAGQSINLSTLSVFALVVGFAGSIMSLLTSKMIVKATMGLQMIDTEHPATNLEAWLVSTVRGLAEKANVPMPEVGIYEGAPNAFATGPTKGDSLVAVSTGLLQLMNKKEVEAVLGHEMSHVANGDMVTMTLVQGVMNTFVIFLSRLVGWVVDRQVLRNESDAPGAGYYITSMILNIVLGLLAGMVVAAFSRWREYHADAGSAMLLGSPDAMIAALQRLGSITSEELPGAARGFGITGGVGSLFASHPSIEDRIAALRNLQA from the coding sequence ATGTTAAAGCGCATCGGCCTGTTTATTTTGACCAACCTTGCCATCGTTGTGATGCTGAACCTCGTGCTCACGGTGATAGGGGTTCTTTTCGGAATCAACTGGGGCGACATGGCTGGGCAGTCCATCAACCTTTCGACGCTGAGCGTCTTCGCCCTGGTGGTGGGCTTCGCCGGGTCGATTATGTCGCTGCTCACCTCGAAGATGATCGTAAAGGCGACGATGGGTCTGCAGATGATTGATACGGAACATCCCGCGACCAATCTTGAAGCCTGGCTTGTGAGCACGGTGAGGGGGCTGGCTGAAAAGGCCAACGTGCCCATGCCTGAGGTCGGCATCTACGAGGGCGCGCCCAACGCCTTTGCAACAGGCCCGACCAAAGGCGATTCGCTCGTGGCGGTTTCAACCGGTCTGCTCCAGCTGATGAACAAGAAGGAAGTCGAGGCGGTGCTCGGCCATGAGATGAGCCACGTGGCCAACGGCGACATGGTCACGATGACGCTGGTTCAGGGCGTAATGAACACCTTCGTCATTTTCCTCTCCCGGCTTGTCGGCTGGGTGGTCGACCGGCAGGTTCTCAGGAATGAAAGCGACGCTCCCGGCGCAGGGTACTACATCACCTCGATGATCCTGAACATTGTTCTGGGCCTGCTTGCCGGAATGGTCGTGGCCGCGTTTTCGCGCTGGCGCGAATACCATGCGGACGCGGGTTCCGCCATGCTGCTGGGCTCTCCGGACGCTATGATCGCTGCGCTCCAGAGGCTCGGCTCCATCACTTCCGAGGAGCTTCCGGGCGCCGCGCGCGGCTTTGGAATCACCGGCGGGGTCGGCTCTCTTTTCGCCTCTCATCCCTCCATTGAGGACAGGATCGCGGCTCTGCGCAACCTCCAGGCCTAA
- the aroA gene encoding 3-phosphoshikimate 1-carboxyvinyltransferase, with amino-acid sequence MKVYPPSLLIPPVSRACGTVVLPGSKSISNRVLLLAALSSSVCRLSGVLEAEDTERMKEALSALGVDVRRDPSDASAYTVRGCSGRFPVRSARIFLGNAGTAMRTLCATLALYGGDYVLDGVERMRQRPIGPLVDALRALGADVRCLQGSGCPPVQIGPMAGIGPRCSITGSVSSQFISALLMAGQVYAGPRGLVIDIDGPLISKPYVEMTLRLMKRFGAEVEDRGNSFFVPGGAYRLDAPLRVEGDASGASYFLALGALAGGPVRVEGAGSASIQGDVEFARVLERMGARISWGPDWIEARAPESGKLRGIEVDCTAIPDAAMTLAAVALKAEGPTKLTGIGSWRVKETDRIAALQTELRRVGAKVASGEDWLTVEPPQALRSADVRTYGDHRIAMTMSLASCAGVPVRILEPGCVAKTYPTYFDEFAAVTGCEF; translated from the coding sequence ATGAAGGTCTATCCCCCGAGCCTGCTGATTCCGCCTGTGTCCCGGGCCTGCGGAACCGTTGTTCTTCCCGGCTCCAAATCGATTTCCAACAGGGTTCTTCTCCTGGCGGCGCTGTCGTCTTCGGTCTGCAGGCTCTCGGGTGTCCTCGAGGCTGAGGATACGGAGCGGATGAAGGAGGCCCTGTCCGCGCTCGGGGTAGACGTCCGCCGGGATCCTTCCGATGCTTCGGCCTACACGGTCCGGGGCTGCTCCGGACGCTTCCCTGTCCGAAGCGCACGAATTTTCCTGGGCAATGCCGGCACGGCGATGCGCACGCTCTGCGCCACTTTGGCGCTCTACGGCGGGGATTATGTCCTCGACGGGGTGGAGCGCATGCGCCAGAGGCCGATCGGCCCCCTCGTTGATGCGCTGCGCGCTCTAGGAGCCGATGTCCGCTGCCTTCAGGGCTCGGGCTGCCCGCCGGTGCAGATCGGACCGATGGCGGGAATTGGCCCGCGCTGTTCCATCACGGGCTCCGTTTCGAGCCAGTTCATATCGGCGCTGCTCATGGCCGGCCAGGTTTACGCGGGTCCTCGGGGGCTGGTCATCGATATCGACGGCCCCCTGATCTCCAAGCCCTACGTGGAAATGACCCTGCGCCTCATGAAGCGCTTCGGGGCCGAGGTGGAGGACCGGGGAAATTCCTTTTTCGTCCCGGGCGGAGCCTACAGGCTGGATGCGCCCCTGAGGGTGGAGGGCGACGCTTCGGGCGCCTCGTATTTTCTTGCTCTGGGCGCCCTGGCCGGCGGTCCGGTGCGCGTGGAGGGGGCGGGAAGCGCCTCCATTCAGGGCGATGTCGAATTCGCACGAGTTCTGGAGAGAATGGGCGCCCGCATTTCATGGGGGCCGGACTGGATCGAAGCCCGGGCGCCCGAAAGTGGGAAACTTCGAGGAATAGAGGTAGACTGCACGGCGATTCCAGACGCGGCCATGACCCTGGCGGCGGTCGCGCTCAAGGCGGAGGGTCCGACGAAGCTCACAGGCATAGGCTCCTGGAGAGTCAAGGAGACCGACCGGATAGCGGCCCTGCAGACGGAGCTTCGCCGCGTGGGCGCGAAAGTCGCCAGCGGCGAGGACTGGCTGACCGTAGAGCCGCCGCAGGCGCTGCGGTCGGCCGATGTCAGAACTTACGGGGATCACCGCATCGCGATGACCATGTCGCTCGCCTCCTGCGCGGGAGTGCCCGTGCGGATCCTGGAGCCCGGCTGCGTGGCGAAAACCTATCCCACCTATTTTGATGAGTTCGCGGCTGTGACCGGCTGCGAGTTTTGA
- a CDS encoding type B 50S ribosomal protein L31 has protein sequence MKQGIHPEYREVAFVDISINKTFIIASSVQTKETIEIDGKTYPLFKIDTSSESHPFYTGAQTRIVEAGRVEKFRAKFAAKTKAVNEAAAKAKAAK, from the coding sequence ATGAAGCAGGGCATTCACCCGGAATACAGAGAGGTCGCCTTCGTCGACATCTCCATCAACAAGACGTTCATCATCGCCTCCTCCGTGCAGACGAAGGAAACCATCGAGATCGACGGCAAGACCTATCCGCTCTTCAAGATTGATACCTCTTCCGAGAGCCATCCCTTCTACACCGGAGCCCAGACCCGCATCGTCGAGGCCGGCCGCGTTGAGAAGTTCCGCGCCAAGTTCGCCGCCAAGACCAAGGCCGTGAATGAGGCCGCCGCCAAAGCGAAGGCTGCCAAGTAA
- a CDS encoding prephenate dehydrogenase, which yields MKLVVIGMGLMGGSAALAMRRSGAVTSVYACDVSPQSVQKAVAMGVAEKGGCDPCEAARGADVVMVATPVLSMESIFRKIRPVLSPGAVVTDLGSVRVTVQLAARRSLGEKIARYAPCHPIAGGEQTGVEHSNPDMFIGKRVISTAEPDSDPDAVRIMEALWKGCGAEILRMSPERHDRIFGLMSHLPHVLAYAMVAMIAESREPELLLSMGGSGFLDFSRIAASSPVMWRDICLANRRAISDGLRRYRKELEIFQKALDEGNADTLVAEFALAARARRRLSSPAPKTKEKGQ from the coding sequence GTGAAGCTGGTCGTTATAGGAATGGGGCTGATGGGCGGCTCCGCCGCCCTGGCAATGAGGCGTTCGGGTGCCGTGACGTCGGTCTACGCCTGCGACGTTTCGCCGCAGTCCGTGCAGAAGGCGGTCGCCATGGGAGTTGCCGAAAAGGGCGGCTGCGACCCCTGCGAGGCTGCCCGCGGAGCCGATGTCGTGATGGTGGCCACGCCGGTTCTTTCCATGGAGTCCATCTTCCGGAAGATCAGGCCGGTTCTTTCCCCCGGAGCGGTGGTCACCGACCTCGGTTCGGTCCGGGTGACTGTCCAGCTGGCGGCGAGGCGGTCGCTGGGCGAAAAAATCGCCCGCTACGCTCCCTGCCACCCGATTGCCGGAGGCGAACAGACCGGCGTAGAGCATTCAAATCCCGACATGTTCATCGGCAAGCGGGTCATCAGTACGGCCGAACCCGATTCAGATCCCGATGCCGTCCGGATTATGGAGGCTCTTTGGAAGGGGTGCGGGGCGGAGATTCTGCGGATGTCTCCGGAGCGTCATGACAGGATTTTCGGCCTGATGAGCCACCTGCCGCACGTGCTGGCCTATGCCATGGTGGCCATGATTGCAGAAAGCCGGGAGCCGGAGCTGCTCCTGTCGATGGGCGGCAGCGGCTTTCTTGACTTCAGCAGAATCGCAGCCTCCAGCCCGGTCATGTGGCGGGACATCTGCCTTGCCAACCGCAGAGCCATATCCGATGGGCTGCGCCGCTACAGGAAAGAGCTTGAAATCTTTCAGAAGGCGCTCGACGAGGGAAACGCCGACACTCTGGTGGCGGAGTTCGCGCTCGCGGCGCGAGCCCGGCGCAGGCTTTCCAGCCCCGCGCCCAAGACCAAGGAGAAAGGTCAATGA
- a CDS encoding MATE family efflux transporter produces the protein MSKATEIQPRRLAPPDISLRGLIRLASPLFVANMAVMGNVTIDTIMAGRMGAEHLAAIALGGASTACLNMLLIGIIQGLSPICGHHFGARKFELIGYEINQAFYIVCLLSLLGAPILAWTGLWTSLGQVTGNIARIASLYLLFSAIALPFALISRVFISVNAAINRARTTMWVSLLVLALKAPVNAVFMYGLFGLPALGGAGAGLANAVLVFASALLYLMIFCKDPACRKMRAQRLSGPDLRAMGAQLRIGLPIGLSVFFEVSSFTLMAIFISRLGATAISAHQIVSNITSTLYMVPLSIGIASSVLVAQSLGSGHPEAAEEMTHRALRFTILAAAAASALLYCFKGEIIGIYTHEGSVAALAQTLILCGVIYHTFDATQSVSSFILRGYKIAWVPMVVSGLSLWCLGLGGGYYLGFCGSPLGGPMGALGFWIACSAGLILAALCLAGFALAHARSITRLNARS, from the coding sequence ATGTCAAAGGCAACTGAGATCCAGCCCCGGCGCCTCGCGCCGCCCGATATTTCCCTGCGGGGCCTCATACGGCTGGCGAGCCCCCTTTTCGTGGCCAACATGGCGGTCATGGGCAATGTCACCATCGACACCATCATGGCCGGCCGCATGGGCGCCGAGCACCTTGCCGCCATAGCGCTGGGCGGCGCCTCGACGGCCTGCCTGAACATGCTGCTGATCGGAATCATCCAGGGGCTTTCGCCCATCTGCGGACACCACTTCGGAGCCCGTAAATTCGAGCTCATCGGCTATGAGATCAACCAGGCCTTTTACATCGTGTGCCTGCTGTCGCTGCTCGGCGCCCCCATCCTTGCCTGGACCGGCCTGTGGACTTCGCTCGGGCAGGTCACTGGAAACATCGCAAGGATAGCCTCCCTTTATCTGCTTTTTTCCGCGATCGCCCTGCCCTTCGCCCTGATCAGCCGAGTCTTCATTTCCGTAAACGCAGCCATCAACCGAGCCCGGACCACCATGTGGGTCTCCCTGCTGGTCCTCGCGCTCAAGGCTCCGGTCAACGCGGTGTTTATGTACGGTCTATTCGGCCTGCCGGCCCTGGGCGGCGCCGGAGCCGGGCTGGCCAACGCAGTGCTTGTCTTCGCCTCGGCCCTGCTGTACCTGATGATTTTCTGCAAAGACCCCGCCTGCAGGAAAATGCGCGCGCAGCGCCTGTCCGGCCCGGACCTGCGCGCCATGGGCGCCCAGCTGCGCATCGGACTTCCGATCGGACTTTCCGTTTTCTTCGAGGTGAGCTCCTTCACCTTGATGGCCATCTTCATCTCTCGGCTTGGGGCAACGGCGATTTCCGCCCACCAGATCGTGAGCAACATCACCTCCACCCTGTACATGGTGCCCCTTTCCATCGGCATTGCCTCAAGCGTTCTCGTAGCCCAGAGCCTGGGCTCCGGACACCCTGAAGCGGCTGAAGAGATGACGCACCGCGCCCTTCGCTTCACGATCCTCGCCGCGGCCGCAGCGAGTGCGCTCCTGTACTGCTTCAAAGGAGAGATCATCGGCATCTACACGCACGAGGGCAGCGTTGCGGCCCTCGCCCAAACTCTCATCCTCTGCGGCGTGATTTATCACACTTTCGACGCCACTCAGTCCGTGAGCAGCTTCATCCTCAGGGGCTACAAGATCGCCTGGGTGCCCATGGTTGTCTCAGGGCTGTCACTGTGGTGCCTGGGCCTCGGGGGAGGCTACTACCTCGGCTTCTGCGGCTCTCCGCTGGGCGGGCCGATGGGGGCGCTGGGCTTTTGGATTGCCTGCTCGGCCGGCCTTATTCTTGCCGCGCTGTGCCTGGCAGGCTTTGCACTGGCGCACGCGCGGAGCATCACCCGCCTGAACGCCCGCAGCTGA
- a CDS encoding lipopolysaccharide assembly protein LapB, which yields MELELWYLIIVPVLFAAGWFLRGFDARQRQEENKDLPDNYFRGLSLLLSNEPDKAIDAFIEVAKVDSETVELHHALGNLFCRRGEFERAIRIHTHLINRADLSDEDRLRALSELALDYLKAGIYDKAIECYEKLSGSPSYHLEALRQLLKIRCTEHDWTEAIAAAKRLEKEASEDHSADIAHFHCERAEEAARSKNIQAARAEINAALAVRPRAPRALMLKGDMLAQEGDDQGAVEAWNEIRRHSPDHYPLVVSRLVKTYEKMGKQNEAEAVLREALEKFPSAEVVDLAMNEALACHGEKAAAQVVSEAMEGHPSLGILSIAMELRNRLNPEDKQLQGLTALLKKESDRQGRFQCRKCGFLSHSYLWQCPGCGEWDTYPTLRVQDQASMKK from the coding sequence ATGGAACTTGAACTCTGGTATTTAATTATTGTCCCGGTGCTTTTCGCCGCGGGGTGGTTTCTGCGCGGTTTTGATGCGAGGCAGCGGCAGGAAGAGAATAAAGACCTTCCTGACAATTACTTCAGGGGCTTGTCGCTACTGCTTTCAAACGAACCGGACAAGGCGATCGACGCCTTCATCGAAGTGGCCAAGGTGGACTCCGAGACAGTGGAACTGCACCACGCCCTGGGCAATCTGTTTTGCCGCCGCGGCGAGTTTGAGCGCGCCATCCGAATCCACACCCACCTGATAAACCGAGCGGACCTTAGCGATGAGGACCGGCTCAGGGCGCTTTCCGAGCTCGCGCTCGACTATCTGAAGGCGGGCATCTACGACAAGGCGATCGAGTGCTACGAGAAGCTGTCGGGAAGCCCCTCGTATCACCTGGAGGCGCTCAGGCAGCTTTTGAAAATCCGGTGCACGGAGCATGACTGGACGGAGGCCATAGCGGCAGCGAAGCGTCTGGAAAAGGAGGCCTCCGAAGACCACAGCGCCGATATCGCTCATTTCCACTGCGAGAGAGCCGAGGAGGCCGCCAGGAGCAAAAACATCCAGGCCGCCAGAGCCGAAATCAATGCGGCCCTGGCTGTCCGCCCGAGGGCGCCGAGGGCGCTTATGCTCAAGGGCGACATGCTGGCCCAGGAGGGAGACGATCAGGGAGCTGTAGAGGCTTGGAATGAAATTCGCAGGCATTCTCCCGATCATTATCCGCTGGTCGTCTCCCGCCTTGTGAAGACTTATGAAAAGATGGGAAAACAAAACGAAGCCGAGGCCGTGCTCCGGGAAGCCCTCGAAAAGTTTCCTTCCGCCGAGGTGGTCGACCTCGCCATGAACGAGGCGCTTGCCTGCCACGGCGAGAAGGCTGCTGCACAGGTGGTGAGCGAGGCGATGGAGGGGCATCCGTCCCTTGGAATTCTCTCCATTGCGATGGAGCTTCGCAACCGTTTGAACCCGGAGGACAAGCAGCTCCAGGGGCTGACTGCTCTGCTTAAGAAGGAGTCGGACCGCCAGGGCCGGTTCCAGTGCAGAAAATGCGGCTTCCTGTCGCACAGTTACCTCTGGCAGTGCCCGGGCTGCGGCGAATGGGACACCTATCCGACCCTGCGGGTGCAGGACCAGGCCTCGATGAAGAAGTGA
- the hisC gene encoding histidinol-phosphate transaminase — protein sequence MAEKFRSPAYIDLIEPYKAGKPISELAREKGLDPDSILKLASNENPLGAPASALEGAKKAASRLSLYPDGNAYELKSAVAKRFGVPVDWVVVGNGSDELMGITCEALVEPGTKTLFSQYYFSVYRIDTLANGGEPVEIPARGFDIDLDAIADAVDDKVRVIFLTTPNNPTGRILTGAQMEEFMERVPSSVIVVLDEAYRDFVPPEQRFDSIAMVKRYPNLMVTRTFSKAYGLAGLRVGFGIAQPELVAFLNRIRPPFNCNAIAQAAAAACLNDDAFLERVYKMNREGVRQLQERFAALGLEFVPSLSNFVLVKIGPKAPELNQWLLDRGIIIRPCASFGLPEWIRVSVGTGPQNERFLSALAEFLAGA from the coding sequence ATGGCAGAAAAATTCAGATCCCCCGCTTATATTGACCTGATCGAGCCCTACAAGGCCGGAAAGCCTATCAGCGAGCTGGCCAGGGAGAAAGGGCTCGACCCCGATTCGATCCTGAAGCTGGCGAGCAATGAGAATCCGCTGGGGGCTCCCGCCTCCGCGCTGGAGGGGGCTAAAAAGGCGGCGTCCCGGCTTTCGCTTTATCCGGATGGGAACGCCTATGAACTGAAATCTGCCGTCGCAAAGCGCTTTGGCGTTCCCGTCGACTGGGTCGTGGTCGGAAACGGCAGCGACGAGCTGATGGGCATCACCTGCGAGGCTCTGGTCGAGCCTGGCACGAAGACGCTCTTTTCCCAGTACTATTTTTCGGTTTACCGGATCGATACGCTGGCCAACGGCGGCGAGCCCGTTGAGATTCCCGCACGTGGATTTGACATTGACCTGGACGCCATTGCGGATGCGGTGGACGACAAGGTGAGGGTGATATTCCTCACTACGCCGAACAATCCCACCGGCAGGATTCTCACCGGCGCTCAGATGGAAGAATTCATGGAGCGGGTGCCCTCTTCGGTCATCGTGGTGCTCGACGAGGCTTACAGGGATTTTGTGCCCCCGGAGCAGCGTTTTGATTCCATTGCGATGGTGAAGCGCTATCCCAACCTGATGGTGACGCGCACCTTCTCCAAGGCCTACGGACTGGCCGGACTGAGGGTGGGCTTTGGCATTGCCCAGCCCGAGCTCGTCGCTTTTCTCAACCGCATCCGCCCGCCCTTCAACTGCAATGCCATCGCTCAGGCGGCCGCCGCCGCATGCCTGAATGACGACGCGTTCCTCGAGCGGGTTTACAAAATGAACCGCGAGGGCGTACGCCAGCTGCAGGAGCGCTTCGCAGCCCTGGGGCTCGAGTTCGTGCCGAGTCTGAGCAATTTCGTGCTGGTGAAAATCGGCCCGAAGGCCCCTGAGCTCAACCAGTGGCTGCTCGACCGCGGCATCATCATCCGCCCCTGCGCGAGCTTCGGCCTGCCCGAGTGGATCAGGGTGTCGGTCGGCACCGGCCCGCAGAACGAAAGGTTCCTTTCCGCTCTGGCCGAATTTCTGGCCGGGGCCTGA
- the cmk gene encoding (d)CMP kinase yields MMNEAAIPVIAIDGPTASGKGTVAQRVAQTLGFHYLDSGALYRIVGLACLRSHVDFSDMAAVTAHAIAIAPRFVCGRVLLGDEDISKEIRTEEVGTAASLAAQIPSVRDALFELQRRERRQPGLVADGRDMGSVIFPDACLKVFLTASVETRARRRYKQLIEKGIDVKLDALVSEMAERDRRDMQRTHAPLVPAEGAKILDSSCLTIQETVVKILHWYDQVSLGGAD; encoded by the coding sequence ATGATGAACGAAGCGGCTATCCCCGTCATTGCCATTGACGGGCCAACAGCAAGCGGCAAGGGAACCGTGGCCCAGCGAGTGGCCCAGACTCTGGGATTCCATTATCTGGACTCGGGTGCCCTGTACCGCATCGTGGGCCTGGCCTGCCTGCGCTCACATGTGGATTTTTCGGATATGGCGGCGGTGACGGCTCACGCCATCGCGATCGCTCCGAGATTCGTCTGCGGACGCGTGCTGCTGGGCGATGAAGACATCTCCAAGGAAATCCGCACCGAAGAGGTCGGCACGGCCGCTTCCCTGGCAGCTCAGATTCCGTCGGTCCGCGACGCGCTTTTTGAGCTTCAGCGCCGTGAGAGAAGGCAGCCGGGCCTTGTGGCCGACGGCCGCGACATGGGCTCTGTCATCTTCCCCGACGCCTGCCTCAAGGTTTTTCTGACGGCATCGGTGGAAACCCGTGCGCGCCGCCGTTATAAGCAGTTGATAGAAAAAGGGATTGACGTTAAACTAGATGCTCTTGTCTCTGAAATGGCAGAAAGAGACCGCCGGGACATGCAGCGCACGCACGCGCCGCTCGTCCCTGCCGAAGGGGCTAAGATCCTGGACTCCTCCTGCCTGACGATTCAGGAGACCGTAGTGAAAATCCTGCACTGGTACGACCAGGTTTCACTCGGCGGGGCGGACTGA
- the pheA gene encoding prephenate dehydratase, protein MDDAKRVEDLGALRRRIDAIDDEIVRLLDQRAQVVREVGALKGSQGASIFRPEREDMILERTAGLSAQFSPKAMKAVFREILSSCRALEKKTTVAYLGPAGTFTEMAVLKRFGSAVEELPCTTVPDVFDAVENGRADFGVVPRENNSQGSVMLTLDKLLTTPLLIVGEVSVPVVHNLLSLSGSLGKVQRVLAHPQALAQCRQWLSKNLPHVQQQACSSNAEAARLAAQDPSLAGIAASRAGDLYGLKVAAAGIQDSSQNRTRFLVLGQQKTHRRGGDRGDKTTFIFAVRNRAGALFEILKPLADEKVDMLHLESRPARNGLWEYNFFVDISGHVEDEPVRRALEAVRKNALVFKFLGSYPRAAD, encoded by the coding sequence ATGGATGATGCTAAAAGGGTAGAGGATCTCGGCGCGCTGCGCCGCCGGATCGACGCAATAGACGATGAGATCGTGAGGCTGCTCGACCAGCGGGCGCAGGTCGTCCGCGAGGTCGGCGCTCTCAAGGGCAGTCAGGGCGCCAGCATTTTCAGGCCGGAGCGCGAGGACATGATCCTCGAGCGGACGGCAGGTCTGTCCGCACAGTTTTCCCCCAAGGCCATGAAGGCGGTTTTTCGGGAGATTCTCTCGTCGTGCCGGGCGCTCGAGAAAAAGACGACCGTCGCGTACCTCGGGCCGGCGGGAACCTTCACCGAAATGGCGGTTCTCAAGAGGTTTGGGTCAGCCGTTGAGGAGCTGCCCTGCACGACGGTTCCGGACGTGTTCGACGCGGTCGAAAACGGGAGGGCGGATTTCGGCGTTGTGCCAAGGGAGAACAACTCGCAGGGCTCCGTCATGCTTACTTTGGACAAGCTGCTGACAACGCCGCTGCTGATTGTGGGCGAGGTGTCGGTCCCCGTCGTGCACAACCTGCTGTCGCTGTCGGGCAGCCTTGGGAAAGTGCAGAGGGTGCTCGCTCATCCGCAGGCTCTCGCCCAGTGCCGGCAGTGGCTGTCGAAAAACCTTCCTCATGTTCAGCAGCAGGCCTGCTCGAGCAATGCGGAGGCGGCCAGGCTTGCCGCGCAGGATCCGTCGCTCGCGGGCATCGCCGCCAGCCGCGCCGGCGATCTCTACGGCCTGAAGGTGGCCGCAGCGGGCATTCAGGATTCCAGCCAGAACCGCACCCGGTTCCTGGTGCTCGGGCAACAGAAGACGCACCGCCGGGGCGGGGACCGCGGCGACAAGACGACGTTCATCTTTGCCGTGCGAAACCGCGCGGGTGCTTTGTTCGAGATTCTCAAGCCGCTGGCCGACGAGAAGGTGGACATGCTGCACCTGGAGAGCCGCCCTGCCAGAAATGGGCTTTGGGAATACAATTTTTTCGTGGACATCAGCGGCCACGTGGAAGACGAGCCTGTACGCCGCGCTTTGGAAGCGGTCAGGAAGAACGCGCTCGTTTTTAAATTCCTCGGGTCGTATCCGAGGGCGGCCGACTGA
- the rpsA gene encoding 30S ribosomal protein S1, with protein sequence MSNTETSKTESFAELFNQSLASQEMRPGEVISAEVVRVDYNFVVVNAGLKSEAYIPIDEFKDDQGNVTVKPGDFVSVAIESVENGYGDTILSRDKAKRLAAWMNLEKAQESGELVTGTITGKVKGGLTVMTNGIRAFLPGSLVDTRPVRDTTPYEGKTLEFKVIKLDRKRNNVVVSRRAVLEANMGEERNKLLATLKEGAIVKGVVKNITDYGAFVDLGGIDGLLHITDLAWRRVHHPSEVVQVGQEIETKVLKFDRERARVSLGLKQLGEDPWIGIARRYPAGTRLFGKVSNITEYGAFVEIEDGIEGLVHVSEMDWTNKNVDPRKVVTLGEEVEVMVLDIDEERRRISLGMKQCKANPWEEFAQTHKKGDRVKGQIKSITDFGVFIGLDGGIDGLVHLSDLSWKEPGEQAIRNYKKGDEVEAVVLSIDTDRERISLGIKQLSGDPFSDFAGSHEKGSVVEGTVKSVDARGAVIDLGNDTEAYLRASEISPDRVEDATTQLKVGDKVSAVIISVDRKTRNIQLSIKQKEAAEARRAMERMNSDAPSAGTTNLGALLKAKLGNH encoded by the coding sequence ATGTCCAACACTGAAACCAGCAAAACCGAATCCTTTGCCGAACTGTTCAACCAGAGCCTTGCCTCCCAGGAGATGCGCCCTGGTGAAGTGATTTCTGCGGAAGTGGTCCGCGTTGACTATAACTTCGTGGTCGTCAACGCCGGCCTCAAGTCCGAAGCCTACATTCCGATTGATGAGTTCAAGGATGACCAGGGCAATGTCACCGTCAAGCCCGGCGACTTTGTTTCCGTGGCCATTGAGTCCGTTGAAAACGGCTACGGCGATACGATCCTGTCGCGCGACAAGGCCAAGCGCCTCGCGGCCTGGATGAATCTCGAAAAGGCCCAGGAGTCCGGTGAGCTGGTCACTGGCACGATTACCGGCAAGGTCAAGGGCGGCCTGACCGTCATGACCAACGGCATCCGCGCGTTCCTGCCGGGCTCCCTCGTGGATACCCGCCCGGTCCGCGACACGACTCCCTATGAGGGCAAGACCCTTGAATTCAAGGTGATCAAGCTCGATCGCAAGCGCAACAACGTGGTGGTCTCCCGCCGCGCCGTGCTCGAGGCGAACATGGGCGAGGAGCGCAACAAGCTGCTGGCCACCCTGAAGGAAGGCGCCATCGTCAAGGGCGTCGTCAAGAACATTACTGATTACGGTGCGTTCGTTGACCTGGGCGGCATCGACGGCCTGCTCCATATCACCGACCTGGCCTGGCGCCGCGTCCACCACCCGAGCGAAGTGGTTCAGGTGGGACAGGAAATCGAAACCAAGGTTCTCAAGTTCGACCGTGAGCGCGCCCGCGTGTCCCTCGGCCTCAAGCAGCTGGGCGAGGATCCGTGGATCGGCATCGCCCGCCGCTATCCTGCCGGCACCCGGCTGTTCGGCAAGGTTTCCAACATTACCGAGTACGGCGCCTTTGTTGAGATCGAGGACGGCATCGAAGGCCTGGTTCACGTCTCTGAAATGGACTGGACCAACAAGAACGTTGATCCGCGCAAGGTTGTGACGCTTGGCGAAGAAGTTGAAGTGATGGTGCTCGACATCGACGAGGAGCGCCGCCGCATCAGCCTCGGCATGAAGCAGTGCAAGGCCAATCCGTGGGAAGAGTTCGCTCAGACCCACAAGAAGGGCGACCGCGTCAAGGGCCAGATCAAGTCCATTACGGACTTCGGCGTGTTCATCGGCCTTGACGGCGGCATTGACGGCCTGGTTCACCTCTCCGATCTCTCTTGGAAGGAACCCGGCGAGCAGGCCATCCGCAACTACAAGAAGGGCGACGAGGTCGAGGCGGTTGTTCTGTCCATCGACACTGACCGCGAGCGCATCAGCCTGGGCATCAAGCAGCTCTCCGGCGATCCGTTCTCTGACTTCGCGGGCTCTCACGAGAAGGGCTCTGTGGTTGAGGGAACCGTCAAGTCCGTGGATGCCCGCGGTGCCGTGATCGACCTCGGCAATGACACGGAAGCCTATCTGCGCGCCTCCGAGATTTCCCCGGATCGCGTTGAGGACGCCACCACCCAGCTCAAGGTGGGCGACAAGGTCTCTGCCGTCATCATCAGCGTTGACCGCAAGACCCGCAACATCCAGCTGTCCATCAAGCAGAAGGAAGCCGCCGAAGCCCGCCGCGCCATGGAACGCATGAACAGCGACGCTCCGTCTGCCGGCACTACCAACCTGGGCGCTCTGCTCAAGGCCAAGCTGGGCAATCACTGA